The Gallus gallus isolate bGalGal1 chromosome 5, bGalGal1.mat.broiler.GRCg7b, whole genome shotgun sequence region GAGATCAATATTTTTTCCTGGGGGTTTCTTCAGAGCTACCACAATTTGTTATTGCGTCTGTTTAGAGGCTTTAATTTGTGGTTTTCAAGATTGCATAACTGAGCAGAGAGGTGGTGAGAGGCCCACATGAAGagttcaaaataaatttgaCAATATAGTAAATATCTGCTCAGTAATTTTCCCTGGTCTGAATGCCACAGAATGCCAACAGAGCCATTAGTCAGGCTGGGTATGAAGGTGCCTTTATGGGATCAGGGCACATGTTTCCATCCAGATGGTACAGAACTGGATTCACCTCACACGTCACTGACACCAACAGAGGACGTCCCTCTGGGGGCTCCCACCCGGGTGCCCATTTATAGGTTGCTCTAAAAGGCGTTGCTTTGAACCAGatatggaaaaattaaaatgagactTTAATTTTGCCCTTTGCTCAGAGTTCTCATAGTAATTTACATCAAAATGAACCGAACCGCTCGCCTCCCATAAGGCGGCCCAGGGGTTGATTGTATATCAGTCCTGCAGACATCAGCTGGGAGGTGTGGGGATGCACACGGGGATGCATTCACTGCAGATGGGAACTGTGGCCCCACAGGTCATTGGGGGGCTGCAGGTGGAAGCCCAGCACTGACACCATACAGAAATGGGGTTCTCAGCACGGACGCTGCACGGCATCCTCCAGCCAAGCATCCCCGGCTCCGGGAGGAAGCACCTGTAAGCGTGGTGTCAGGGCACTGCGTGAATGGGTGACgagttggggttggacttgatgatcttagcagtattttccaaccttaatgattctacgattctacgaCTGCAGGAGCACATGTACATAGCAGAGGGCAGTGTTCAGCGCTTCGGACAGCTCTCACAGACAGTTCTGAGGAAGGTGGTGAAGAAGTGATGTGCACGCTGCGGACTGGGAGCCCTGTGTCAGCAGAGCCGCAGGACCGGCAGGCTTTGCCTGGAACTGCGTCTAGATCTGAGCCGGGACCCCCGGGGGGACAGCCGGGCAGGCGCGAGGCGAACAGCCCCGGGACGGGATGGGACGGGACGGGCGCGCCCCGCGGACAGGCTCCAGCCGGGCCGGCGTCGAGCGCGAAGGAAGACCGCCCCGCAGCGCGGCTCGGCCCCTCCTTCACAcccgggcggccccgcgggaCGCGAGCACCCCCGGGCCGGGGTCGGCGCggcccctccgctcccctccgccgccgccgcggctTCTCGGCCaacagcgccccctagcggaCGGAgctcgccgccgccgcccctccTCCGCCGCGGGGCACCGTCCGCCCGCCCGCGCCCACCTGGCACCGCCGCGCCCCGACCTCCGGAGTCCGCGCTTCCCGCCGGggggcagcgcccggcccgtcccgctccgccgccgccgccgccgccgcgagAGGATGCGACGCGTCCGCGGGTTCGAGCCCCCCGTGACCCCGAGGCGCCGGGGCGGGGGTCCGTGCCCCGTGCCAAGGGTCGgccggggcggggagcggccggAGCCGGGGGCGGGGGAAGGAGGCGCGGGAGaggcgcggcgcggcgctggCGGCACCGTCCCCGTCACCTGCGGGCGCTCCCGGGACGGCGCGCTTCCCGcacgcccccggccccgctccgctcgGGGGTCCGCGCCGCGCCTGTTGCACCGTCCTCGGCGGGGCCGCCCGCGGAGCGCGCGCCGCTGTCCGTGCCGGGACCCGGCGGTGCCCCGCGTGGGACTCTCCGCCGGTGTCTGACAGCGGCCGCTCCCTGCCTCGTCGCACGTCCCCCGCAGCTCCCGGCGGGGCTCTCTCCCCTTTTGTCTGTGTATTTTTAGGTCATTAGAGTGGAGGGGTAGGTAATCCCCAGGCTCAAGTTCCAGAGGGGCGGGTTCTGGCCGGAGGTGGAGTCACTTTTCATTTAAATCCCCGACTATAAAATGGGCTTAAAGAGAAGCGGGATCTCAGCCGTGCCGCGCAGACCCCGGCACGCAGGGTCCGGGGGGGCGGGCGGCCCTGCCCGCAGCAGCCGCCGCGGCGATGCTCCACTCGCTGGGCGCTCACACCTTGCAGCTGCTCACCCAGGCGGCCGCCTGCATCCTCCTCTTTCCCCGCTTCCTGCTCACCGCTGTGATGCTCTGGCTCCTGGATTTTCTGTGCATTCGCAAGAAGATGCTGACGATGCCCACGGCGGAGGAGGCGGCCGGAGCCGGCGAGGGGCCGCCCCCCGACGACCCTCCGGTCTGCGTGTCCGACTCCAACCGCATGTTCACGCTGGAGTCGCTCAAGGCCGTGTGGCACGGGCAGAAGCTGGACTTCTTCAAGTCGGCGCACGTGGGCTCGCCGGCCCCCAACCCCGAGGTGATCCAGCTGGACGGGCAGAAGAGGCTCCGCATCCTCGACTTCGCCCGCGGCAAGAGGCCCCTCATCCTCAACTTCGGCAGCTGCACCTGACCCCCGTTCATGGCCCGCCTGAGGTCCTTCCGGCGCCTGGCCGCGCACTTCGTGGACATTGCCGACTTCCTGCTGGTGTACATCGAAGAAGCGCACCCCTCCGACGGCTGGGTCAGCTCGGACGCTGCCTACAGCATCCCCAAGCACCAGTGCCTCCAGGACAGGCTGCGGGCGGCGCAGCTGATGCGGGAAGGGGCGCCCGATTGCCCCCTGGCCGTGGACACCATGGACAACGCTTCCAGCGCTGCCTACGGCGCCTACTTCGAGCGGCTCTACGTCATCCAGGAGGAGAAGGTGATGTACCAGGGCGGCCGAGGACCGGAGGGCTACAAGATCTCGGAGCTGCGGAGCTGGCTAGACCAGTACAAAACCCGGCTCCAGAGCCCCGGCGCGGTGGTCATCCAAGTGTAAAAAGGACCCGGCAGAAGGcgcggggggagaggggagggcgGGCGGAGGAACGCGGGGGGGCTCCGCGCCGGGGCTGCGTGCGGGCGAGATGTGCCATAGTCCTTTCTCTATTCAAATCATGTTGATTTGCCAGCCACGCTCTGTCAATACTGTATTTCCATGTGCGTTTTGTAaataactcctttttttttcttttttctttttttttttttctttccttttgagaAGCGTTTACTATTTTTTAAGGAGGCTCTCTTCCTTCGGGATCTGTTCCCAGCTGCGTGTGTGCGCGGG contains the following coding sequences:
- the DIO3 gene encoding thyroxine 5-deiodinase (UGA stop codon recoded as selenocysteine), with translation MLHSLGAHTLQLLTQAAACILLFPRFLLTAVMLWLLDFLCIRKKMLTMPTAEEAAGAGEGPPPDDPPVCVSDSNRMFTLESLKAVWHGQKLDFFKSAHVGSPAPNPEVIQLDGQKRLRILDFARGKRPLILNFGSCTUPPFMARLRSFRRLAAHFVDIADFLLVYIEEAHPSDGWVSSDAAYSIPKHQCLQDRLRAAQLMREGAPDCPLAVDTMDNASSAAYGAYFERLYVIQEEKVMYQGGRGPEGYKISELRSWLDQYKTRLQSPGAVVIQV